A single genomic interval of Streptomyces graminofaciens harbors:
- a CDS encoding aromatic ring-hydroxylating oxygenase subunit alpha — protein sequence MMDETSETVTARCPGPSVQDYLDQDSRPVPAALRYERNDYLGSEDIDATRFTSREWAEREMRQVWRRVWQFACLESEIPEVGDHEIYEIGDDSLIVVRTAPDEIRAFVNVCLHRGRKLRTSGGNVGEFRCPFHGFAWNLDGTMRTPPCAWDFPHVAPEKFALPEARVATWRGFVFINMDPYAESFDSYRGTFDEYYIWPLENRYKSLHIAKVLPCNWKIAQDAFIESFHVIATHPQMLPWLADANSQYDVMADQPNWNRMINIQGAPSPHVADSVTEEDVLETFYDSRAFYSAAQGRDLVMGEGDELPAIPPGGTARQVLAQRMREQLASTSQQDFSQTPDAELLDAINYLLFPNFNPWGGAKSNIIYRFRPNGLDPDSCTAEIIFMSAPKQPGEMPPPAKIRWVPEDMLFADIPELGVLGPVFDQDCENLPYVQQGLKAMRKPGITLANYQESRIRHFNRTLDHWMNK from the coding sequence ATGATGGACGAAACGTCGGAGACGGTCACCGCACGGTGCCCCGGGCCAAGCGTCCAGGACTACCTCGACCAGGACAGCCGGCCCGTTCCCGCCGCCCTGAGGTACGAGAGGAACGACTACCTCGGCAGCGAGGACATCGACGCCACACGTTTCACCTCCCGCGAGTGGGCCGAACGCGAGATGCGGCAGGTGTGGCGGCGCGTCTGGCAGTTCGCCTGCCTGGAGAGCGAGATCCCCGAGGTCGGAGACCACGAGATCTACGAGATCGGCGACGACTCGCTCATCGTCGTGCGCACGGCCCCCGACGAGATCCGCGCCTTCGTCAACGTGTGCCTGCACCGTGGCCGGAAGCTCCGCACCAGCGGCGGCAACGTCGGCGAGTTCCGCTGCCCGTTCCACGGTTTCGCCTGGAACCTCGACGGCACCATGCGGACCCCGCCGTGCGCCTGGGACTTCCCGCACGTCGCTCCGGAGAAGTTCGCGCTGCCCGAGGCCCGGGTGGCCACCTGGCGCGGCTTCGTCTTCATCAACATGGACCCGTACGCGGAGTCCTTCGACAGCTACCGCGGCACCTTCGACGAGTACTACATCTGGCCGCTGGAGAACCGCTACAAGTCGCTGCACATCGCCAAGGTGCTGCCCTGCAACTGGAAGATCGCGCAGGACGCGTTCATCGAGTCCTTCCATGTGATCGCCACCCACCCGCAGATGCTGCCGTGGCTCGCCGACGCCAACTCGCAGTACGACGTGATGGCGGACCAGCCGAACTGGAACCGCATGATCAACATCCAGGGTGCTCCCAGTCCGCACGTGGCGGACTCCGTCACGGAGGAGGACGTCCTGGAGACCTTCTACGACTCGCGTGCGTTCTACTCGGCGGCCCAGGGCCGCGACCTGGTGATGGGGGAGGGCGACGAACTGCCCGCGATCCCGCCGGGCGGCACCGCCCGCCAGGTCCTCGCCCAGCGGATGCGCGAGCAACTGGCGTCCACCTCGCAGCAGGACTTCTCGCAAACCCCGGACGCCGAACTGCTGGACGCCATCAACTACCTGCTGTTCCCCAACTTCAACCCGTGGGGCGGCGCCAAGTCCAACATCATCTACCGGTTCCGGCCCAACGGGCTCGACCCCGACTCGTGCACCGCCGAGATCATCTTCATGTCGGCCCCGAAGCAGCCCGGCGAGATGCCGCCTCCCGCGAAGATCCGCTGGGTGCCGGAGGACATGCTCTTCGCGGACATCCCCGAACTCGGCGTACTCGGGCCCGTCTTCGACCAGGACTGCGAGAACCTGCCCTACGTCCAGCAGGGCCTGAAGGCGATGCGCAAGCCGGGCATCACCCTGGCCAACTACCAGGAGAGCCGCATCCGGCACTTCAACCGGACGCTCGACCACTGGATGAACAAGTGA
- a CDS encoding sugar ABC transporter substrate-binding protein yields the protein MSSTPGRAVRRALTAIVPVTALLTLTACGSDSTPAAGTSQAAAPGSPGLTAARAALQKYSERPASISVTQPVGKKIPKGKEIDFILCGVQSCKDLADFFTEGAEELGWKVKQIATQGTPESVQAAYEQVLRDKPDAVVASGFPRAVYAKQLARLKAADIPVIQSNADDVVGDGVSLLKNGPKDVGVQGEMLASWVVSDSGAEANTVYFDLPAYSILKPVKDSFAAKYREWCAGCALDNVDVPITAVGKDMPDRVVSYLRSHPKVTHVVFSLGLLNVGVPAALKTAGVTGKHLVVNVGDAQNYQYIQSGLSDGAMALNSHETAWIQVDALARHFTGQSMDVDQRAELPNMLVTKGNLPSADGDFPIVEDYQAQFKALWGLS from the coding sequence ATGAGTTCCACACCCGGTCGCGCGGTCCGCCGCGCCCTCACCGCGATCGTGCCCGTCACCGCCCTGCTCACCCTGACGGCATGCGGTTCCGACTCCACTCCGGCCGCCGGGACGTCGCAGGCGGCGGCACCCGGCTCGCCCGGTCTGACGGCGGCCCGCGCGGCGCTGCAGAAGTACTCCGAACGCCCGGCCTCGATCTCCGTCACCCAGCCCGTCGGCAAGAAGATCCCCAAGGGCAAGGAGATCGACTTCATTCTGTGCGGCGTCCAGTCCTGCAAGGACCTTGCCGACTTCTTCACCGAGGGCGCCGAGGAACTCGGCTGGAAGGTGAAGCAGATCGCGACCCAGGGAACCCCGGAGTCCGTCCAGGCCGCCTATGAGCAGGTCCTGCGCGACAAGCCGGACGCCGTCGTCGCCTCCGGTTTCCCGCGTGCCGTCTACGCCAAGCAACTGGCACGGCTGAAGGCGGCCGACATCCCCGTCATCCAGTCGAACGCCGACGACGTGGTGGGCGACGGCGTCTCCCTGCTGAAGAACGGGCCGAAGGACGTCGGCGTCCAGGGCGAGATGCTCGCCTCGTGGGTGGTGTCGGACAGCGGCGCCGAGGCGAACACCGTGTACTTCGATCTGCCGGCCTACTCGATCCTCAAGCCCGTCAAGGACTCCTTCGCGGCCAAGTACAGGGAATGGTGCGCCGGCTGTGCGCTGGACAACGTCGACGTGCCGATCACCGCGGTCGGCAAGGACATGCCGGACCGGGTGGTGTCGTACCTGCGCTCGCACCCGAAGGTGACCCACGTCGTCTTCTCCCTGGGCCTGCTCAACGTGGGCGTCCCGGCCGCGCTGAAGACCGCCGGCGTCACCGGCAAGCACCTCGTGGTCAACGTCGGTGACGCACAGAACTACCAGTACATCCAGAGCGGTCTCAGCGACGGCGCGATGGCGCTGAACTCCCATGAGACGGCATGGATCCAGGTCGACGCGCTGGCGCGGCACTTCACCGGCCAGTCCATGGACGTGGACCAGCGGGCGGAGCTGCCGAACATGCTGGTCACCAAGGGCAACCTGCCCTCCGCCGACGGCGACTTCCCGATCGTCGAGGACTATCAGGCACAGTTCAAGGCGCTGTGGGGGCTGAGTTGA